In Sphingobium sp. B2D3C, a genomic segment contains:
- a CDS encoding MarR family winged helix-turn-helix transcriptional regulator yields the protein MSSARQIDAELDLANLDRRLLSLIGRRGKVTFTQIARLSGIQRAQISRSLAHLTAKGLVHRPDVRSKAEFTEKGRAVYEEILAVAIARNVEVCGGLDAPTRDFFIRATRFMIDEAAAMLDAEIQLSGGTQEPGAERKSERRPNERNEPGIADARVHVMVLPPLTTLASYLNRTATLLAKRVGAISSFEADMLLLIGKNEPMTQLSLTRTTGASKSQIVRALTRIESIGLVNRTKVPGRRDILLDLSAEGRGLWRLLTTAEADRDARLLGVLEPGEEARYRAVLTLLMENARAMARG from the coding sequence ATGTCCAGCGCGCGGCAGATCGATGCCGAGCTGGATCTGGCCAATCTCGATCGGCGGTTGCTGTCCTTGATCGGTCGACGTGGCAAGGTGACCTTCACGCAGATCGCGCGCCTCTCTGGCATTCAGCGCGCGCAGATCAGTCGGTCGCTGGCACACCTGACCGCGAAGGGCCTCGTGCACCGTCCCGACGTGCGCTCCAAGGCGGAGTTCACCGAAAAGGGCCGGGCGGTCTACGAGGAGATCCTCGCGGTTGCCATTGCTCGCAATGTGGAGGTCTGCGGCGGGCTCGACGCGCCGACCCGGGACTTTTTCATCCGTGCGACCCGCTTCATGATCGACGAGGCGGCGGCGATGCTCGACGCTGAGATCCAGCTGTCCGGCGGCACGCAGGAGCCGGGGGCGGAGCGCAAGTCGGAGCGGCGCCCCAATGAGCGGAACGAGCCCGGCATCGCGGATGCGCGCGTGCATGTGATGGTTCTGCCGCCGTTGACGACGTTGGCCTCCTATCTCAACCGCACCGCCACCCTGCTGGCCAAGCGGGTCGGAGCGATTTCATCTTTTGAGGCGGATATGCTGCTGCTGATCGGCAAGAACGAGCCGATGACCCAGCTCAGCCTGACGCGCACGACGGGGGCCAGCAAGAGCCAGATCGTGCGTGCGTTGACGCGCATCGAGAGCATTGGGCTGGTCAACCGCACGAAAGTGCCGGGCCGCCGCGATATCCTGCTCGATCTTTCGGCGGAGGGGCGCGGTTTGTGGCGCCTGCTGACCACGGCAGAGGCTGATCGCGACGCGCGGTTGCTGGGGGTTCTGGAGCCGGGAGAAGAGGCCCGATATCGCGCCGTTCTCACCTTGCTGATGGAAAATGCCCGCGCGATGGCGCGCGGCTGA
- a CDS encoding ankyrin repeat domain-containing protein, whose translation MPTTSKRIALAGLALLALALVAFLLLRPQRPVLPPAKAQELGVQMASAARDNQLKRMYELVDSGANLDARSPDGTPALHWLARRNLADDVDRLLDLGANAGLTNEYGLTPLHVAAEFGASAVLRRLLRAGAPVDTLSHTGQTALMIAAGEGDGANVKALLAAGANPNFTDKAYGQTPLMLAVRGGSVEAVQALIEAGANVNAATKLGKKPEFRAPGEGGGSHGDGIVRGGVPPEGSRAEWPGKITPLHLAAREGTVDMAKALVEAGAKIEQPEANDARPLLVAVLNDNVPVAQYLLDKGANPNAADWYGRTPLWAAVDVRNMELDTDTAKQKGVDRPRALKFIGALLNKGANPNARVMRYPPTRFWLLTAGSLSWVDFTGQTAFLRAALSGDVDAMKLLASKGADPNITTNNGTTPLMAAAGINWVFFQTFDEGEDKLLEAVRLCHERFGQDLNATNAMGLAAVHGAANRGSNKILAYLASKGARFDIRDAEGRTPYTWAKGVFLATTAAEPKPESMKLIEQVCARTGQSCGIN comes from the coding sequence ATGCCGACGACAAGCAAACGCATCGCGCTGGCAGGCCTGGCGCTCCTGGCGCTCGCCCTTGTCGCCTTCCTGCTGCTGCGTCCGCAGCGCCCCGTGCTGCCGCCGGCCAAGGCGCAGGAACTGGGCGTGCAGATGGCCTCGGCGGCACGCGACAATCAGCTCAAGCGCATGTACGAGCTGGTCGACAGCGGCGCCAATCTCGATGCGCGCTCGCCCGACGGCACGCCCGCGCTGCACTGGCTGGCGCGGCGCAACCTCGCGGACGATGTCGACCGCCTGCTTGATCTTGGCGCCAATGCAGGCCTCACGAACGAATATGGCCTCACGCCCTTGCATGTGGCCGCCGAATTTGGCGCCTCCGCTGTGCTGCGCCGCCTGCTCAGGGCCGGCGCGCCTGTGGACACCCTCTCCCACACCGGCCAGACCGCGCTCATGATTGCCGCAGGCGAGGGCGACGGCGCCAACGTCAAGGCGCTGCTGGCGGCCGGCGCCAACCCCAATTTCACCGACAAGGCCTATGGCCAGACCCCGCTGATGCTGGCGGTGCGCGGCGGCAGCGTGGAGGCGGTGCAGGCGCTCATCGAGGCCGGCGCCAACGTCAACGCCGCCACGAAGCTGGGCAAGAAGCCGGAGTTCCGCGCGCCGGGCGAAGGCGGCGGCTCGCATGGCGACGGCATCGTGCGCGGCGGCGTGCCGCCCGAGGGTTCGCGCGCCGAGTGGCCCGGCAAGATCACCCCGCTCCACCTCGCCGCGCGCGAGGGCACGGTCGACATGGCCAAGGCGCTGGTCGAGGCCGGCGCGAAGATCGAGCAGCCCGAGGCCAATGATGCGCGCCCGCTGCTCGTTGCGGTGCTCAATGACAATGTGCCGGTCGCCCAATATCTGCTGGACAAGGGCGCCAACCCCAACGCCGCAGACTGGTATGGCCGCACGCCGCTCTGGGCCGCTGTCGACGTGCGCAACATGGAGCTGGATACCGACACCGCCAAACAGAAGGGCGTGGATCGTCCCCGTGCGCTCAAGTTCATCGGCGCGCTGCTCAACAAGGGCGCCAACCCCAATGCGCGGGTGATGCGCTATCCGCCGACCCGCTTCTGGCTGCTGACGGCTGGCTCTCTGTCCTGGGTCGATTTCACGGGGCAGACGGCGTTTCTGCGCGCCGCCCTCTCCGGCGATGTGGACGCCATGAAGCTGCTCGCCAGCAAGGGCGCCGACCCCAATATCACGACGAACAACGGCACGACGCCGCTCATGGCCGCTGCCGGCATCAACTGGGTGTTCTTCCAGACCTTCGATGAGGGCGAGGACAAGCTGCTCGAAGCCGTGCGGCTCTGCCACGAGCGGTTCGGGCAGGATCTGAACGCGACGAATGCCATGGGGCTGGCCGCCGTTCATGGGGCTGCCAATCGCGGATCGAACAAGATCCTGGCCTATCTGGCGAGCAAGGGCGCGCGCTTCGACATTCGGGATGCCGAGGGCCGCACGCCCTACACCTGGGCGAAGGGCGTATTCCTGGCGACGACCGCCGCAGAACCGAAGCCGGAGTCCATGAAGCTGATCGAGCAGGTCTGCGCGCGTACCGGGCAGTCCTGCGGCATCAACTGA
- a CDS encoding c-type cytochrome domain-containing protein, with protein MQDFIFFLGRFHVLVLHLPIGILMLAIGLEIATRWPRFAALRPAVSATWLIGALCAFLTVTLGYMHASEPGFTGEAVNWHRWSGVLLAASALLVWAWQREFPKIYDRGWPLACLITGGLLVATGHFGGNLTHGPTYLTEFAPGPLRSGPGGRPPVTNVADADIFLDVVHPTLQTRCASCHNDDKRRGALSMATYKSLMEGGESGAVIDPGEKQRSDLYRRITLPADHKDFMPKNGRTPLTPDEVAVIGWWIEAGALPEGTVGKLNAPEDIRAKIAKVLGL; from the coding sequence GTGCAGGACTTCATCTTCTTCCTCGGTCGCTTCCACGTTCTCGTGCTGCACCTGCCGATCGGCATCCTGATGCTGGCGATCGGACTGGAGATCGCGACGCGCTGGCCGCGCTTCGCCGCCCTGCGTCCTGCCGTATCGGCGACATGGCTGATCGGCGCGCTCTGTGCCTTCCTCACGGTGACATTGGGCTATATGCACGCGAGCGAGCCCGGCTTCACCGGCGAGGCGGTCAACTGGCACCGCTGGAGCGGCGTGCTGCTGGCAGCCAGCGCGCTGCTGGTCTGGGCCTGGCAGCGCGAATTCCCGAAAATCTATGACCGAGGCTGGCCGCTCGCCTGCCTGATCACCGGAGGGTTGCTCGTGGCCACCGGCCATTTCGGCGGCAATCTGACGCACGGCCCGACCTACCTCACCGAATTCGCGCCCGGCCCGCTACGCTCTGGCCCCGGTGGCCGGCCTCCGGTGACCAATGTCGCCGATGCGGATATCTTCCTCGATGTGGTCCACCCCACCCTGCAGACGCGCTGCGCCTCCTGCCACAATGATGACAAGCGCCGCGGCGCCCTCTCCATGGCGACCTACAAGAGCCTGATGGAAGGCGGCGAGAGCGGCGCGGTGATCGATCCGGGCGAGAAGCAGCGCAGCGACCTGTATCGCCGCATCACCCTGCCCGCCGACCACAAGGACTTCATGCCCAAGAACGGCCGCACGCCGCTCACTCCGGATGAAGTTGCGGTCATCGGCTGGTGGATCGAGGCCGGCGCCCTGCCGGAAGGCACCGTGGGCAAGCTGAATGCGCCCGAAGACATCCGCGCCAAGATCGCCAAGGTGCTCGGCCTTTAA
- a CDS encoding TonB-dependent receptor, which translates to MQIVRRAPLRRNGLLLAGAALIGAGGVSPVSAQDVDNDDEDKTSVIHDIVVTAERRAMNLQDTPLSIVAVNEEMVEARGIEDLEDLANQTPNLSIAPQRGGSTSTPSFTIRGIGGGGGALGERGVGLYIDGIYMPRTAGSVLKVIDIDRIEVLRGPQGTLFGRNSTGGAVRYFTKQPRLGETEGYAQVTAGNYDRADIVGAINIPIGDTLAVRAQGAYLHQGGWVQRGTEKNGASTDYVGRVQARFEPNDRFEATLGFLYTDARSNGSPIVTEELDLRPGIEGYIQGNYGDWLNDAFKAVGQAPIAAYNDPRVVTGDKYRQHDICLLDDFNPDFGKECEQRNTSVYWQADLRMSYELSDDVTLSSTSGFSKLDFNGVIDYQQLGTENRKLDTGSKVFYQELQLNAAPFGGALDFVGGLNYFHEKSDEQGLIITRKGTSVYPNRPEGNADGGLFRREDTSTTQVANSFGAFVSATWHVTDRLNFTGGLRYAHDRKHIESTEYASSDFKPVAGTTSTSVDSSRSWQQVDYRATLDYKITPDILAYATISKAYKAGLYSFSIIDNVEGAKQSGDAIPTVPPETVRNYEIGLRMALFDRAFIVNPTVFYMQWGNRQSARRVVCVTGPACPLGFNLQVVDAGDIDVYGLELDSRLRVSRNFSLDASGSLTGVKLDPVRNGGPFLFPDIPRKQLSLGGTLNVPAQFGEFTVNMNWSYTDDQATLNLANPDSAYQLPAYSLVNARIRFMPKNVPVVISVFANNLFDKTYATGATRFGGAYFDSFSVRAGDPNDPALPPRNMLSVVRGKPRMIGASIRYDF; encoded by the coding sequence ATGCAGATCGTTCGACGGGCGCCCTTGCGGCGCAATGGATTGCTATTGGCTGGCGCCGCGTTGATAGGGGCGGGCGGCGTCTCTCCGGTTTCCGCGCAAGACGTTGATAATGACGATGAGGACAAGACCTCCGTCATCCATGACATCGTCGTCACCGCCGAGCGGCGCGCGATGAATCTGCAGGATACCCCGCTCTCGATCGTCGCCGTAAACGAAGAAATGGTGGAAGCGCGCGGCATCGAGGATCTGGAGGATCTAGCCAACCAAACGCCCAATCTCAGCATCGCCCCGCAGCGCGGCGGCAGCACATCCACCCCCTCCTTCACGATCCGCGGCATCGGCGGGGGCGGTGGTGCACTCGGCGAGCGCGGTGTGGGCCTGTATATCGACGGTATCTACATGCCGCGCACCGCCGGCTCGGTTCTCAAAGTGATCGATATCGACCGGATCGAGGTGCTGCGCGGCCCGCAGGGCACGCTGTTCGGCCGCAACTCCACGGGCGGTGCGGTGCGCTACTTCACCAAGCAGCCGCGCCTCGGCGAGACGGAAGGCTATGCGCAGGTGACGGCCGGCAATTATGATCGGGCGGATATCGTCGGCGCGATCAATATCCCCATCGGCGATACGCTGGCCGTGCGCGCGCAGGGCGCCTATCTGCATCAGGGCGGATGGGTGCAGCGCGGTACCGAGAAGAACGGCGCGTCCACGGACTATGTCGGGCGCGTGCAGGCGCGCTTCGAGCCGAACGACCGCTTTGAGGCCACATTGGGCTTCCTTTACACCGATGCCCGCTCGAACGGGTCGCCGATCGTCACCGAAGAACTCGATCTGCGACCGGGTATCGAGGGTTATATCCAAGGCAATTACGGTGATTGGCTCAACGATGCGTTCAAGGCCGTCGGCCAGGCGCCGATTGCCGCATATAATGATCCGCGCGTGGTCACCGGCGACAAATATCGCCAGCACGACATCTGCCTGCTGGACGATTTCAATCCCGACTTCGGCAAGGAATGTGAGCAGAGGAACACCTCGGTCTACTGGCAAGCCGATCTGCGCATGTCCTACGAGCTCTCCGATGATGTCACCTTGTCCTCGACGTCCGGCTTTTCGAAGCTCGATTTCAACGGGGTGATCGATTACCAGCAACTGGGCACGGAAAACCGCAAGCTCGATACCGGGTCGAAGGTCTTCTACCAGGAACTGCAGCTCAACGCAGCGCCGTTCGGCGGCGCGCTCGATTTCGTCGGCGGTCTGAATTATTTCCATGAGAAGTCGGATGAACAAGGTCTGATAATCACGCGCAAGGGTACCAGCGTCTATCCAAACAGGCCTGAAGGCAACGCCGATGGCGGACTGTTCCGTCGAGAAGATACAAGCACTACTCAGGTCGCCAACTCTTTTGGCGCATTCGTGAGCGCGACATGGCACGTCACCGACCGCCTCAATTTTACAGGCGGCCTGCGCTATGCGCATGACCGCAAGCATATCGAGTCAACCGAATATGCCTCGTCGGATTTCAAGCCGGTCGCGGGTACCACATCGACCTCCGTCGACAGTTCGCGATCCTGGCAGCAGGTCGATTATCGCGCGACCCTCGACTACAAGATCACGCCGGATATTCTCGCATATGCGACGATTTCCAAGGCGTACAAAGCGGGCCTCTACAGCTTTTCGATCATAGATAATGTTGAGGGGGCCAAGCAAAGCGGCGACGCCATTCCAACCGTGCCGCCCGAAACGGTACGCAACTACGAGATCGGCCTGCGTATGGCGCTCTTCGACAGGGCGTTCATCGTCAATCCCACCGTGTTCTACATGCAGTGGGGCAACCGGCAGTCGGCGCGCCGTGTCGTCTGCGTAACGGGGCCGGCCTGCCCGCTGGGGTTCAATCTTCAGGTCGTCGATGCCGGTGACATCGACGTTTACGGGCTTGAACTGGATAGCCGCCTGCGCGTCTCGCGCAACTTCTCGCTCGATGCCAGCGGTTCGCTGACCGGCGTCAAGCTCGATCCGGTGCGCAATGGCGGGCCCTTCCTCTTCCCGGATATCCCCCGCAAGCAATTGAGCCTGGGCGGGACGCTCAATGTGCCGGCCCAATTTGGCGAGTTCACGGTCAACATGAACTGGAGCTACACCGACGACCAGGCCACGCTGAACCTCGCAAATCCGGATTCCGCATACCAGCTCCCGGCCTACAGTCTCGTCAACGCCCGCATTCGCTTCATGCCCAAGAATGTGCCGGTGGTGATTTCGGTCTTCGCAAACAATCTGTTCGACAAGACCTATGCGACCGGTGCCACCCGTTTTGGTGGCGCCTATTTCGATAGCTTTTCAGTCAGAGCGGGCGATCCCAACGACCCGGCACTCCCGCCCCGTAACATGCTCTCGGTGGTGCGCGGAAAGCCACGCATGATCGGCGCGTCGATCCGTTACGACTTCTAA
- a CDS encoding 3-keto-5-aminohexanoate cleavage protein: MLADNKVIITVAINGGMQQDRDGAVVPKQPVEIGEAAARCYEAGAAMVHFHARGPDGMNSGDPAIYAEAIREIRARSPILVQTTNGIGVRRDKLTGQLHWPSDKERLGILAIEPSQDLFGIAAGSADFYNPGGNYPGETPYVNSPELLKSTIKAVYERGSALEYEVVEASALHRLLRYANEGIFDRDRDNMWLLHGGGFGATPAIARNVIFSIDEGLRLFPKAIVGVTATGQDMFRFVTLGIAMGCDLVRVGLEDSLYMPDGSIARDNTDMVRAATQIAALYGAKPATVEEARARFGLKS; encoded by the coding sequence ATGCTGGCTGACAACAAGGTCATAATTACAGTCGCGATCAACGGCGGAATGCAGCAGGACCGCGATGGAGCGGTGGTGCCCAAGCAGCCGGTCGAGATCGGCGAAGCGGCCGCGCGTTGCTACGAGGCGGGCGCGGCGATGGTCCATTTTCACGCACGCGGCCCCGATGGCATGAACAGCGGTGATCCCGCGATCTATGCCGAGGCAATCCGTGAAATTCGTGCCCGCTCGCCGATCCTTGTGCAGACCACCAACGGCATTGGCGTTCGCCGGGACAAACTGACCGGGCAATTGCACTGGCCATCGGACAAGGAGCGGCTCGGTATCCTCGCCATCGAGCCGTCGCAGGACTTGTTCGGCATCGCCGCGGGCTCGGCGGATTTCTACAATCCGGGCGGCAATTATCCGGGCGAAACGCCCTATGTGAATTCGCCCGAACTGCTCAAGAGCACGATCAAGGCGGTCTATGAACGCGGCTCGGCACTTGAATATGAAGTGGTGGAAGCCAGCGCCCTCCATCGCCTGCTGCGCTATGCCAATGAGGGCATTTTCGATCGTGATCGGGACAATATGTGGCTGCTCCATGGCGGTGGCTTCGGGGCAACGCCGGCCATCGCCCGCAATGTGATCTTCTCGATCGATGAGGGCCTGCGGCTTTTCCCCAAGGCCATCGTCGGCGTCACCGCCACCGGGCAGGACATGTTCCGCTTCGTCACCCTGGGCATCGCCATGGGGTGCGATCTTGTGCGCGTCGGCCTGGAAGACAGCCTGTACATGCCGGACGGCTCGATCGCACGGGACAATACCGACATGGTGCGCGCCGCGACGCAGATCGCGGCGCTCTATGGCGCTAAGCCCGCGACGGTCGAGGAAGCCCGGGCAAGGTTCGGCCTCAAATCATGA
- a CDS encoding DUF1552 domain-containing protein: MTYLTRKSLSRRTVLRGAGACLALPFLESMIPAASSGLPPARTRLGFFYVPHGAVMDRFRPATLGAGFELSPTLRPLAAFHDKINVISDLTLPLAYTQDASAAANHSSSSAVYLSGTAMTKNVNKLGMTADQVAAKHLGQDTPLPSLELGIEEPSAICGEGWSCAYRDTISWQDANTPLPIQRNPQLLFERLFGAGGTPEERAAIWSESRSMLDTVTDQTRKLSADLPAEDRRRLDQYLTDVREVERRLELTQAQTSHDIVVPEKPIGIPEDFETHIKMMFDLQVLAWQTELTRISTLMLAVENSNRIYPGSGVMESFHPLSHHSNVPANKDRLAQLNAYHISMFGYLLDKMASTPDGNGSLLDNSILMWGSGMSDSNVHNHGPLPIVLAGGGSGKIAGKRHISGGVGKDRPLSNLLLSILQKAGAPVENFGDSDGTIDI; this comes from the coding sequence ATGACCTACCTTACCCGCAAATCGCTTTCGCGCCGGACCGTGCTTCGCGGGGCCGGCGCCTGTCTTGCGCTCCCCTTCCTGGAATCGATGATACCCGCCGCATCGTCCGGGCTGCCACCGGCGCGGACGCGGCTCGGCTTCTTCTATGTGCCCCATGGCGCGGTGATGGACAGGTTCCGCCCGGCGACGCTGGGCGCCGGCTTCGAACTGTCGCCCACGCTGCGCCCGCTGGCGGCCTTTCACGACAAGATCAATGTCATCAGCGATCTGACGCTGCCGCTCGCCTACACGCAGGATGCCTCGGCTGCGGCCAATCACAGCAGTTCGTCCGCCGTCTACCTCTCCGGCACGGCGATGACGAAGAATGTAAACAAGCTCGGCATGACGGCGGATCAGGTCGCCGCCAAGCATCTCGGCCAGGATACGCCCCTGCCCTCGCTCGAACTCGGCATCGAGGAGCCCTCGGCAATCTGCGGCGAAGGGTGGAGCTGCGCCTATCGCGATACGATCAGCTGGCAGGACGCCAACACGCCGCTGCCGATCCAGCGCAACCCACAACTGCTGTTCGAGCGCCTGTTCGGCGCCGGTGGCACGCCGGAGGAACGCGCCGCGATCTGGAGTGAATCGCGCAGCATGCTGGACACGGTAACCGACCAGACGCGCAAGCTCTCAGCCGATCTGCCGGCCGAGGACCGGCGGCGGCTCGACCAGTATCTGACCGATGTGCGCGAGGTCGAACGGCGGCTGGAACTGACCCAGGCACAGACCAGCCACGATATCGTGGTGCCGGAAAAGCCAATCGGCATTCCCGAGGATTTCGAGACGCACATCAAGATGATGTTCGATCTGCAGGTGCTGGCGTGGCAGACGGAGCTGACCCGCATTTCCACATTGATGCTGGCCGTCGAGAACAGCAATCGCATCTACCCGGGCAGCGGCGTGATGGAGAGCTTCCATCCGCTCTCGCACCACAGCAACGTGCCGGCCAATAAGGACAGGCTGGCGCAGCTCAATGCCTATCACATCTCCATGTTCGGCTATCTGCTCGACAAGATGGCCAGCACGCCGGATGGCAATGGCTCGCTGCTCGACAACAGCATCCTGATGTGGGGTAGCGGGATGAGCGATTCCAACGTTCATAATCACGGCCCTCTGCCGATCGTCCTCGCAGGCGGCGGCTCGGGCAAGATCGCCGGTAAGCGCCACATCAGCGGCGGCGTCGGCAAGGATCGTCCGCTCTCCAACCTGCTGCTCTCCATCCTGCAAAAGGCGGGCGCACCGGTGGAAAACTTCGGCGACAGCGACGGAACGATCGACATCTGA
- a CDS encoding TonB-dependent receptor, producing the protein MSSRLIALLSGTALSIMPALAHAQTFTADRAVVSSARQDAAAGLEDIVVTAQRREENLQRAAVSVTVLSGENLTTRGVTTAAALTQVAPALQVTAGTGPYTVLTVRGVSNFGGNAFSDPAIAVNFSGVYLASPTAVQGLFYDLERVEVLKGPQGTLYGRNATGGAINILPQHARIGERGAQLNFEVGNYARVAASGAVNLPVGENSAFRAAFQILQRDGFFSDGLDDERGQAVRLSYRLQPSSAVTIDIVGDYTHQGGRGGGSTVRKRCGPDICYFGDPRTSLSQQDAAFAPLARQTDNSFIDSDYYGLLANVNVETDAGTLTLIPAYRTSRLSYNSAQTGFQIIEQQQPEQISMEARFASPSGNRFGWLIGAYYLDTHVTARSNTESAAALTYSDQIIDTSGKTAAGFGQLTFAIVPAFRVTGGLRYTWERKTSDSERYTIRNAPGPDPVIPLVPVGAPAFVVDRSLTFEAVTWRAGLEFDAGPRSLVYANVGTGFKAGGFFLGPPGANSFEPEKVTAYTIGTKNRFLDNRLQFNVEAFLLDYKDQQLGYVKLIPPAVVLVTENIGQVRTKGVEAEAELLVTPSTRIGLQAQWLDARVKQLVYNSVSTPGPTSQCRTSGTTVDCSGLRALKSPEWVVAASLEQSFTVGSGDRIIANIFSRYEGPRELDLAYTPETRVGGSTRTDAVLTYAFEGKGLSISAFVNNIEDDVVVNNVAPNPAYSTIGVVATSLRPPRTYGVRLSGTF; encoded by the coding sequence ATGTCGAGCCGGCTAATCGCGCTGTTATCGGGCACAGCCCTGAGCATCATGCCCGCACTCGCGCACGCGCAAACCTTCACTGCCGATCGGGCGGTTGTGTCGTCCGCGCGGCAGGACGCTGCGGCAGGGCTTGAGGATATCGTCGTCACGGCGCAGCGGCGGGAAGAGAATTTACAGCGCGCCGCCGTCTCGGTCACCGTCCTTTCCGGCGAAAATCTGACGACGCGAGGCGTAACCACGGCAGCGGCGCTGACCCAGGTGGCTCCTGCGCTGCAGGTCACGGCAGGAACCGGACCCTATACCGTCCTGACGGTCCGGGGCGTCAGCAACTTTGGGGGCAATGCCTTCTCCGACCCGGCCATCGCCGTCAATTTCTCAGGCGTGTATCTTGCCAGTCCCACGGCGGTGCAGGGCCTGTTCTATGATCTTGAGCGCGTCGAGGTGCTGAAAGGCCCGCAGGGCACATTATATGGCCGCAACGCGACGGGCGGCGCCATCAACATCCTGCCGCAGCACGCCCGCATCGGTGAGCGTGGCGCGCAACTCAATTTTGAAGTCGGCAATTATGCGCGGGTTGCCGCGTCCGGCGCTGTCAACCTCCCGGTCGGCGAGAACAGCGCCTTCCGCGCCGCATTCCAGATCCTGCAACGCGATGGCTTCTTCTCGGACGGGCTCGACGATGAGCGCGGTCAGGCCGTCCGGCTCTCCTACCGCCTCCAACCGAGCAGCGCCGTCACCATCGACATCGTCGGGGATTATACCCATCAGGGCGGCCGCGGCGGCGGCTCGACCGTGCGCAAGCGCTGCGGGCCCGACATCTGCTACTTCGGCGACCCACGCACCAGCCTTTCCCAGCAGGATGCGGCATTTGCCCCCCTCGCGCGGCAGACCGACAATTCGTTCATCGACAGCGACTATTATGGGCTGCTCGCCAATGTGAATGTCGAGACCGATGCCGGCACGCTGACGCTGATCCCCGCTTATCGGACATCCAGGCTGAGCTACAACAGCGCCCAGACCGGCTTCCAGATCATCGAGCAGCAGCAGCCCGAGCAGATTTCGATGGAAGCGCGGTTCGCCTCGCCATCGGGCAATCGCTTTGGCTGGCTGATCGGGGCCTACTATCTCGACACGCATGTCACCGCCCGCTCGAACACGGAAAGCGCGGCCGCCCTCACCTACAGCGATCAGATCATCGACACATCGGGCAAGACCGCCGCCGGCTTCGGCCAATTGACCTTTGCGATCGTGCCCGCATTCCGCGTGACCGGGGGACTGCGCTACACCTGGGAGCGCAAGACCAGCGACAGCGAGCGGTACACCATCCGCAATGCCCCCGGGCCCGACCCGGTCATTCCGCTCGTCCCGGTCGGCGCGCCGGCATTTGTCGTCGACCGATCGCTGACGTTTGAAGCCGTCACATGGCGTGCCGGCCTCGAGTTTGACGCGGGACCGCGCTCGCTGGTCTACGCCAATGTCGGCACCGGTTTCAAAGCGGGCGGCTTCTTCCTCGGCCCGCCGGGCGCCAACAGCTTCGAGCCGGAAAAGGTTACCGCCTATACCATCGGCACGAAGAACCGCTTCCTCGACAACCGCCTGCAATTCAATGTGGAGGCATTCCTGCTGGACTATAAGGACCAGCAGCTTGGCTATGTGAAGCTCATTCCCCCGGCCGTGGTTCTGGTGACGGAGAATATCGGCCAGGTTCGCACCAAGGGCGTAGAAGCCGAAGCAGAACTGCTGGTCACTCCGTCCACCCGGATCGGGTTGCAGGCCCAATGGCTGGACGCTCGGGTGAAACAGCTCGTCTACAATTCGGTTTCGACCCCCGGCCCGACCTCACAATGCCGCACCTCCGGCACGACGGTCGATTGCAGCGGGCTTCGCGCGCTCAAGTCGCCTGAATGGGTGGTCGCCGCCTCGCTGGAACAAAGCTTCACGGTCGGATCGGGCGACCGCATCATCGCGAACATCTTCAGCCGCTATGAAGGGCCGCGCGAGCTGGATCTGGCCTACACGCCGGAAACGCGCGTTGGCGGTTCGACCCGGACTGACGCGGTGCTGACCTATGCGTTCGAAGGCAAGGGCCTGAGCATCAGCGCATTCGTCAACAACATCGAGGATGACGTCGTCGTCAACAATGTGGCGCCAAACCCGGCCTATTCGACCATTGGTGTGGTCGCGACGTCGCTGCGCCCGCCACGGACCTATGGCGTGCGACTGTCGGGAACCTTCTGA